The Betta splendens chromosome 12, fBetSpl5.4, whole genome shotgun sequence genome contains the following window.
TTCAGTGGCAAAAATATCAGAATTTTCCAAATCGTACTTGCTACAGTACGCTAAACATTTTGAGTCACAGTTTTCCAAATGTCTTTTGGACGAATCTTTTTTGATTTAAAGGTTCTCAAATGCAAGTTTTGCATCACTGTATAAAGCAGTGAAATTCCTTTACACACTCAAGGATGatgccatatatatatatacacacacacacacacacgcacgcatacgcacgcacgcacgcacacacatgcgcgcacacacacgcacgcatgcacgcacacacacacacacacacacacacaatacatgTTTAGTTTCTAGTAATTGCTTTAACAAACCCCTTTTCTCTCTATAATTCTGTACTACcacatttttatttgctgttgcATCTTTAGAACTAAAACATCAAAACTATGAAGGACCTGTCTGAGCATCAtggttttatttactgtttagTTACACCACAGGAGTTCAAACTAAATGGTTCGCTGTTTTTGAGATTTTAATATCAAATGTCTATGTGTTCATATCACATTACATGGTATTTCTCCACAAACAAATTGACCCTTGTAATGGAACAGGCGAGACTATTTGCCCCCTAGTGGCTGTTTGGGAACATAGCAGCTGAAACAAACCTACTGAACGAATGTTTAGGATTCACTTTATACAAAAATATTGGTAAAATAATTTAacaataatttatatataataataatgcatattAATAATGTATATTTTTTCTACCCATTAACCGGTTATTATAAATACTAATTCTCTCACCAAATGCTTTATTACACATTTACCTCTCGTACCTGAATCCAGCAATTTGTTGACGATGCCGAAGTTGGAGTGAGACACGCTGTAGTGCAGAGCTGTGTTTCCATTGCTGTCAGCCATATTAGCTATGTGCTGTAATACGGAGCACGAAATGACCCGGAACGCTGACAAGTACTCAGCCAGCGtgtcaggagctgctgactTGTGGCTGGACACGGTGAACCACTCCCGCTTGAGTGTTTCTAGGCAGTCGTGCTACAGAGGACAGAGAGCAATGTGACAAAAAAAAGcatgaaagcaaagaaaaaaaagaaaagtcagtTTCCCTTGGTTATAACATTGTTTACAAGTTCAAGAAACTGCAGAAAATTACAGTCGCACATTCCTGCGCCGCCTTTCAAAATGACAGACTCGGACACAATgcgcctccatctctcctccagtGTCACATACCAGCTCGCTGCTGGACAGAGCCGTGTCGTCATTCAGGTGCATCTTTAGGACTCGACACGCCGACAAAATCTTTTCATTTAACCTGAACCTAAAAGGAGAATAAAGTTCATGTTAAAACAAACGCCTCTGATTCCTCTGAAACCCAGCGGTCACATGGCTTTAAATGCAGAATTACCTCTGAGCATGCGGCTTTGGCCCCTTGACGGAGCCACCTTTGCTCCTTTTCCCTTGAATCCCACGGTGAGAAACGTCCCTTGGCCTGTTTCCGCCTCTTTCCACTTCCTCACAGTCGACCTCGTATATCGAGTTAGGATCCAATCTATTGATGGACACTGAAAATATGTTAATCTCAGTGTGGGATTCCTGCTGACGGATGTCGGTTTAAATAGATACGCACCCTGTCGTGGCCCTCAGAAACCTCatgcttttcctgctgctgctgcagacttcACTCTTCTGTTTCTTTACTACAGGCTGCAGCGTGCCAGCATTAGCGGACCTGACTATGAAACATAAGGGAGCAATAATGTATCTAATAAGCATCTGTACTTTTATTAGGAACAAGAAAGTCTCTGAAACCCGTTCCTCCTATTAAACTTTCCCTGAGCCTCAAACTGTTGTGGTGTATGACAATGCCTTCAAAACCAGACTTCATTCCAAACATTTCAAGCGCGTCCCTCACACAGCATTGCTTGCCAAACCAAAGGGAGGCGCTTCCTCCGACCCTAAAGCACGTTTAAGCGGCAGAAGACGGGTTATTTTTAACCTAAGTCGGTCTCGTGAAGGCCGACTTCCCCCGAGGGCTGAGGCCGTTGTGCGTTTACCTCGCGGGGCCGGGGACGTCTGCTGCTCCAACATCTGGATCAGTCTCTTCACCTCGGATCTATTACCGCCGCGCTTGCAGACTCCTGGCTTTGCTTCGTCACATTGAGCGGAGTCAGCTGAAAACTGAGAAGAGCCCTGAAACTCtgcaaaaaaagacaagacaagtcACCTTTTCTGATGAAACTGTACAGAACATGCAGTAATGTTGCACAAAATGCAGTGAGCTTTTCCTCAGCGGTACCTGGCGGCTGAGATGCTAACGAAGAGGCTAACGGAGCGGCTAACGGAGAGGCTAACGGAGCGGCTAACGGAGAGGCTCCAGTTCCTTCCTGCCCTGCAGCCTTGCTGCACAGCTTCTCTCCCCCGGCGCCGCCCCGTCCCCCGTCGTCTCTCGGTACCAGGTCCCCGTcgcccagcagcctctgcatcGTCTCTATGTAGTGGTTGAGCTCCGCATCCCAGTGGGCCTGCGTGGACTGCTGGGCGCCAGAGGGAGTGTGTATCTTCCCCTCCCCCACGCCCACGCTTCTCGTCGTGACCGGGTCGGGCAGGTGCGACGGCCCGGAGGCCATGTTCCTGGTTTTAAGTCCAACTAAGAAATTGTCGTTCACGTCGGTGAACCCAACTCCAGTGTCTCGGGTTAACTTGGTCGCCGTCCCGAAGGCTTGCTTCATGGCGTTTCCCGCCAAATGTGAGGTTCCGACGCCAATAGTGCGGGTCTCCGGCGCACACCGGACGTCTCTGACCCGGTTTCCTACAGACACGGTCCTAGTCACAGCCTGAgtggtgttggtgtgtttgtcctGGGTACTGAGCAGAGTGTTGGTGCAGGAGTCTGTGCTGAAGGCGTGGCTGGTGTTAGTGAAGCGAGACACTGAGCTGGACTCAGTGTTGGTGAATTGTGAAGCTGTCCGCGGCGTCGCCATGACTCCCAGCTCAACTCTTGGCACCGGATCCATCGCCGTGCCTCGACTGATCGTCTCCTTCGCCTCGCAGACCATGACGTCGACCGAACCTTCCCCACAAGCTACGGACCGATGGCTAACGCTTGTCCCCACGCGCTTCTCCCGCGTCTCCACTCGCTCTCGGATCTCCCACTTGCTCATGGGCACGTCTGGTCCCGCGAGGGCGTTCTTCAGGTCAGGGCCGCAGCACGCTGCTTGGGTGCTGGCGTCCTGAAGCTCGCCGTGGTTTCCCGCCGCCCGGCTCGTGGTGCGAGGCCTCGCCTCCACACCTGCGCTGGCGGTGGACGGCCGCGCCAGAGAGGCTTTATCCGCTCGATTCCTGGCTCCCGCAGCCTGGAGCTCCAGTTTCAGGCGGCTCATCTCTGTCTGGAGAGCtgattctttcagttctgtttcTAAAAGACAGATTTTCTCCTTTAAGGCATCAATAGTTAGCTGTTGAACCTCGAGCTCTGCTTCTAGGTCAGTTCCAAGATCAACCTTGGACACTTGTGTTGCTACAGACCTTGTTTGTATCTGTCTAGTCaacacacatttgttttcctttgtgcCCTTATACAAGGTGATATCTGTATTTTTGTCACTTCTAGCAGCAGCTGACAACTGATTTTGTTCCATTTCTTCGATCTCTTCCGCCCGTTGCCTGAACATCCTGAGTCCAGTGTGCTCGAttttctctgtcctctcacTTCCTTCCTCACTCGTCTTGTCGAACCTTTCCACGCTGCGTGTTCGGGTCCACGTcccctccctcatctcctcgTTGTCGCCCTGGTACTTGAGCTGAGAGGCCAGTTGCCTCTTTTCCTCCTGAAGCACTGAGATTTTCACCTGAAGGATGGGGATGAttttcacctgctcctccagctccttcagcctctgcaaCGCTATTCCCATCTGGTCACGAACGTGCTGCAGGTGCATGGGCCCGATACCAGGGACTGGAGTGGTTCTGCCAGAGCTTTGGGGGCTCATCCTTAGGCAGCCGGTGCTGCCTCTACCGCCCAGGGAGGAGGCGAGGTTGAGGTGCTCGCTTTCTGTGCCCGAAGGCTTGTTCCCATTGTTGTTTTGATTGTAGGCACCCAACGCAGTAAACGGGGAAACTGACCCGGGGGAGCTAACCCCTCTGAAGCTGGCCAGTCGCCGGCGTGGACGGGGCTGAGGCGGAGCCTGCGTCGGCACCTCAGGctccaaatgtgtgtgtgtttccacactTTGCTTCTGCGAAGCGATGGATCTCGTTGCCGGCTTTGGTTTGAACTCGCTCACAGACGGAAAGGTCGCGGTCGCCTCAGTCCTCGTCGGTTTGCTGTCTGAGGGGCAACCGtggggtggaggcagaggaggccgcCCCCTGGTCATGGTGGACATACCCAGGAGCCTGATGTCATCACTGGATGCGGACAAGGACTCTGCCGAATGCCACTGGCTGTATGAGGTGTCCCTCTGCGGTTGGTCCACATTGGTGCCGGCCACCTTGGGCCTCCTCTTCAGGCTTAATTGCTTAATGGTGGTGCTGTTTTGGAAACTGTCCCCACGATTGAGATAGTCCAGGTCCGAATGATAATCCCAGTCGGTCCCCTGGAATTTAGGAACAGTCTCTCTGGTGCACTGACCTGTCGAATCAACTAGAGGGAAATAAATAGTCCAAACACAGGTTAGAGAGATGAGGTCACagactatactatactatactatactatactatactatactatactatactatactatactatactatactatactatactataaccATTTGAGCATTTCTTTCCTTACTTCTAGTGAACTAtagtatactatactatactagagtatactatactatactacactacactacactatactatactatactatactatgctATACTATACTACACTACACTATACtacactatactatactatgctATACTATACTACACtacactatactatactataaccATTTGAGTATTTCTTTCCTCACCTCCAGTGACCGTTTCTACTGACGTCCAGAGACGTTCTGTTACTGAAATGTTTTTGACTAGAACTCTGGGCCGGTCCcacaaggagaggagggacagagGAGGGCTTAGCCATGGTGCAGACACTGCTTTCCGTAGTCCCTTCCCTCCAAATGCTATGTCTCTCCACATAGACTGAACCCACGCTGTAATTATAGTGTAACTTTCCCTCTAAATGCCCAACCATTCTCTTGGCAGGTTTGTCTCGAGCCCAGACACCTCCCACACATTTGAGCCAaagagtaaacaaaaaaaagtcctTGACATTTATTAAATACCTGAGAGATTTAAAAGAGCATTGGCAGAGTGAAAACAATCATTACCCGACACATTCCTCACGGTGTAGCTGCCTTGAGCCGCGTACATTTCAGTGATGCACCGATTCCttcaaatccagaaaaaaaaaaactttaggaATAAATCTGGGAACCACAGACGCATCAACAACACACTTCGTCTATGAGCTTTTGAACGAAGGCTTCTCCTGCATCCCGCTTCTCTCCCTCCGGCCGAGGTCCAGCTGTCAATAAGAACCGGCCTGACAATGCTTGCAGCGAGGAAATGGAACACCAGGCGTGACACATCAtagttaatgctgcaggttcagaGCGCAAAAGGCTCAGTCTCAGCGTCAGTGCCGGTATCACTTTATCACCAGTAAGCACCTCTGTTCTATTTGAGATGCACATTAGCACATATTATATATGTAATGCACTTCTTTAGATTTTAGAAGCATATATCTAAAGCATGACCTTTGTAATAGCATGCATGCACAATAATGCTTGTATGTGTCCTGATATTCAGTAATTGGCATCACCTCATCCCAGCACTGACATTTTCATCTGCAGCCTGGAGGAAGCAGACGTGACACCAAGCTTCAGGCTATAAATTCAGGAGGTTTGGCACATTCTCCGTGGAGTCGGCCACAGTGACCCGCTGTActatttctgctgctgtgaaatgagCGTTAGAAACTGACTTTAAAAAGCTGCAAACAGTTGAGCAGCCTAACTTGGAGACGGGGTAGAAACAGAACCATTGCCTGGTTTATTTGGGGCTCGCGAGACACTTGTTTGCCTCAAGCCTGACGCCTTGTGGTTAAAGCGAGGCAAAGTATGACAATCAATTACTGCTGGTTCCTAATGAGGCGAGATGacagtttatttactttaaCCTGCTGATCTAAATGACTTGTCAATCatcactcacctgtgcagcaggaCCTGGTGCACACCTACAACACGTTCGGGGCATTCTCCTGTGATGcggaagttaaaaaaaacttccGGCGGctccttgtttgttttaataatcaGATGATTTGTGCAGGATTATCTTGTCTTCGCCACTTTGTTGAGTCTCCtgagcgggagggagggagagaaagttTCCGCTCTGCGGCAGCAGCGCAGTCACTGCGCATGTGCGGAGCGCTGTCAACGGGTCcagcaggtgctgctgggaCCCAGGTGTCGGGTGATGGATGGCTGCTGAAATATTGATGGTGTCTTGTCTCCAGCTGACTCGATTACACACAGTGTCAATTCTCTACATCAAAATAAACGTACACTTGCACTCTATGTTTGaatgtatatttgtatattattacaaaccaataaaaaagacttttaatatttttttaagtttcagTAGAAACCTTATTTCTGTGGCACAAATTTGCACTACTGCATCACCTGTTCCCTTCTTCACTTAAATACTTTGCTACTAACAACTACGTAACTTGTCGAAGCTGGAGCTTCTCGGAGCGTCTCCTTAAAAACCTCTTGCTCCGTGACTTTATTCATGGTCAACAGCTTGAAAACTGCTGTATACAGTGACCTCATGTGGACACAATGGAGAACTCCAGCCAGACACAAGTAAGCTGGCAAACAGcacagtcacatactgtaagtgttcaCAAGCAAAACGTTTTTTGTATTGTTGTATTAAGTCTTCTCATTTTAACACGTGTGTTGTGCAATTCGAACCGATCTTTATCACTGATCTGTGAAGGCCTTGACTGGTGTGATTACCTATCACACGTTAGCTCGCAGTGGTCTCTGCTGCAAAGTTCAAAGTTCAGCTTCAGGTTGTGAAACAGGCCCCTGACGCATGTCATGTGAACTAATGCACCGTgtgttgacctttaacctttttgTGATTGTGTCTGAGACGGCAACAAACGCATTGAAGTGTTGAATCAGCATTAATAATAACAGTGTGTGAAAACAAGCTCAGTCCGTGGACCTTGGCTTGAACTTTGCACTACTTCAGGCTCATGCTGAGAAACGTTAGTGGATTTGttatattaaaaacaaacacgtcTTGAGCGTGCACTGAAAACGTTAAAGTGGTATATGTGAGCAGGGATTCAATCACACTTGGGCCATTGTTACTTTAAAACCACTATCTGTGAACTTTGCTCTCTTCAAACCCCCCCTGGACATAATCAAATCATTCCCAGACTGTGAGAAAGGACACATGTCATTGGTTCTGGCAGATCCACTCCCCCGTCCCTTCCCCTGCCCCGCTTCTAGAGTCCACCTTTTAACTGTGGAGCAAAACTCACCTGTTTCCGAGCCATTCGGTCCCAGACCCGGTCCCACACctgacaaacatgtctgacAAAGGAGCCTTCGACACCAACGTGCTCACGCTCACCAGATTCGTTCTGGAGGAGGGCAGGAAGGCCCAGGGAACCGGCGAGCTGACCAACCTGCTGAGCTCCATCTGCACAGCTGTCAAAGCCATTTCCACCGCCGTCAGGAAGGCCGGGATCGCTAACCTGTGAGTAGCGCTCCCACTTTCTCAGGGAATCGTGGCAGAATAATGGCACGTGTGTGAGTGAGGAGGACAGGAGGGTGCATCCTATCAAAAACAAGCTCAGCATTACTGGGTAGCGTCTGCTGGCTGTTATTGCAGGTTCTGCACATTCATCTGGTTCGGCATGAATCCATTAAAAAGCCTCTCAACGTTCTTTATTGAACTTTCAATCATTGGTGTCCAGTTATGGCATCGCTGGAAGCACCAACGTGACGGGGGACCAGGTGAAGAAGCTGGACGTCCTGTCCAACGACCTGGTCGTCAACATGATCAAGTCGTCCTTCACCTCCTGCGTGCTGGTgtcggaggaggacgagaaggCCATCATAGTGGAGCCTGACAAGCGGGTATGTGCAGCGCAGCCACTCCCCTGTGCCTGGTCTTTGTTTAGGCTTTCAGGCTAAGACTTCAACTGCACTTTCTCTGGACCCACAGGGAAAATACATTGTGTGCTTCGATCCACTGGACGGATCCTCTAACATCGACTGTTTGGTCTCCATTGGGACCATTTTTGCTGTCTACAGAAAGGTTAGTAATGCATTTGCTATATCTGCCCATGGTTGCATTATACTTTTAGCAATACCAGCAGATCTCATCCATCCCTTTAGCACCACCTTGAGGTTGCCTCCTTAACTTTTCAGTCTTGATGGCTAAATGCTTGTAGTCTTCAGGCCCTGGAAAATGCACGTAAGCACGAGTTGGTTGGTTTGTTTGCTGACGTATCTTTCTCTGCTTCCCATGAGTGGCTCCACAGACTACAGACGGTGAACCAACAGAGAAAGATGCTCTGCAGCCTGGGAGGAACATCGTGGCAGCCGGTTACGCTCTGTACGGCAGCGCCACCATGATGGTCCTGTCCACCGGTCAGGGAGTCAACTGCTTCATGCTCGACCCTGTAAGAGCTTCTTATCGCTTCCTTCTGTGCTTCCTGCTTGTTTCACTGCGTCCCGACAATCGGATGAGCTGCAATTTGTCTTTCAGGCGATAGGTGAGTTCATTTTGGTGGATCGAGACGTTAAGATCAAGAAAAAGGGGAAAATCTACAGTTTGAATGAAGGATACGCTCAGCAGTTTTACCCAGATGTGACCGAGTACCTACAAAAGAAGAAATACCCAGAGGTAATGAGGAACCCGGCGGTTCCTGTGTTTTTGAAACTCGAGAACACGGTTGTCATAAAGATCTCACGTTCCCAGGACGGCTCTGCTGCATATGGCAGCCGATACGTCGGGTCGATGGTCGCCGATGTTCACCGCACTCTGGTGTACGGAGGAATCTTTCTATATCCGGCTAATGTCAAGAGCCCGAAGGGAAAGGTGAGCAGATGAGGAGGCAGTCCGTCAGCGCGCTCTGTTAAAGGCCCGACTGTGAACGGTCCTCTCTGCTTCTGGCCTTTTCTAGCTGAGGCTGCTGTACGAATGCAACCCCATGGCCTTCATCATGGAGCAGGCCGGAGGCATGGCCACGACGGGAGCCGTCAACATCCTGGACATCCAGCCAACCAACATCCACCAGCGGGTCCCCGTGGTCCTGGGCTCTCCTGACGACGTGCAGGAGTATCTCTCCATTTACAAGAAGCATAACAAATGAGGTACTCGTGAACACCAGACGGCGTAAAACCTGCGTCGGCGGGCGAGAACATCACAGACTGTGCTTTTGCTTCCAGGCGTGGTCCTCAGGTCCAGTCTGCTGCCGCTGCAAACGCGCGTCCAGGTCTAACATCACGACCGAGAGGCTGAAACGGGTCATAAGTTATGAGAAAATGCCGACTCGCACAGAGCGGATGCCCACTGTTGTGTGTAAAGAGGTTttttaataaagacaaatgAACGGATGCTTGTGTTCTTCTCACTCAAAAAACGCAAATACGCACAAGTGAAAAACGCTGTGAACCACATAATCCATAAAAATACATGGTGACTGATTGATTAAGAGAATAAACAGGCTGCACTTTGACCCGCTGAGCTTCGATCTGACTGTTTTCCACTAATTGATTTGTAGAAATGTTGCTCTTTGACCTCATTtgagtatttgtgtttttgcagttgAAGAAGTGCAGAGACCTGCACTTTTACTTTGGCCTCAGCAGGTCATTTATGGAGATAATCAAAAATATGTAATTGTTGACATCTCCCAAAAATGCTGACCGTCTCCTGGAAGGACACAACCAGAAGCCACTTGGATGATTTCTCAACATTTTCAACACTGTCTATAACAAACGTTTGTTTCAGATTGGGTTTTCCTGTTGCTGCCTGATCATCTCTGGCATCGACGGGCTTTAGCTCTGCCAGACATGTCTGAGCTCTAATGAggcaaaaagggaaaaacaaaattaaaaaaacgacTGTGTGCTTACACAAGAGCCTCGTTCCAATCTCAATCCATCAAATGTGAAAGAGTGGTTGTTGAGGCCCAGAATGAAGATCCTGATCCTGTTCTGAGGCTGGAAGAACGAACACGCTTCAGGCCCGAGGTGAAACCTACAGTAATGAGATTTTAATAACATTACAGCGCAATAATAACACGGTTGTGTAGCTCTCTGGTTGCTGATGTCAGTTGGAAACTTGGCACCGCTGATCAAATGCTCCTCTGAGAGCTAAATGGAATTTCTTATTTCCGTCAAACGCGTGTCTTGGCCGTTCAAAGTCCAATATTGAGCCCCAGTCAGGAGAAGCCAAAGCAGATGTTTGAACGTGGATTTCATACAAACTATAGACGAAGCCGTGTTATTTGTGTGGCTCCGGCGCTCGGGATGGAATCCATAGCGTCCGCTGCGCCGCTgtctttttctggtttgtcGCTGTCAGCATTCGAGGGCTGCAGTGCCCATGAGACGCAAACACTTAGGCACGTTTGTTTGTTTCGATTCTGTTCAGACTGTGTATGATTATAGGTTCCTGAGTCAATATTTAGATTTTGCAAGAAAAGCAAAAGCtcggcctgtttgtttttctccctgcTACTGTGTGTTTAAGGTCCGCGTCCACTTTCCTGCATACAGAGTAAGAAGATTTTAAAAACGAAATGCTAATTAAATACAAatgttataataattattataatgaaCAGCACTTTTATCACTGAATAATATGAGgaatttctgtatttttacttttaggATCAGGTCACCTAGGTTTTGTTAAATGATTTAATTATAAATACTTACAAAATGTTATTTATCATTCTCTATTTTGAAATCCACCAGTTTCTCCCGTTAAACATCCTCTAATTTCTCTTCAACTACTTGCAGCAATGTTTGAAATtctccagctgctctcagcaTTGCAGCACTCACCGTGTGTTTGCTACAGGAAATGCATCATGTAGTGTGTCTTGTTATTCCTCTGACAGCGACAGGTCAGTACCTGTTGTTTGTCTTCGCTGGCTGACTGATAACCAGCCCGTGTCCAGACAGGCTCTGTTTGCTCTACACTCCGGCGCAGAGTGTTGGGTTTGTCGCTGTCTCTGCAGCTGACAGCTCGGCTCATCTCAGTCAGGGTGACAGTGCCTGAGCAGAATCTTCTTCTGCTCTGTAAACACGAATGCATGTCTTggttgaaaacaaaacaaaaaaaaaaaaagatctgtccacgcacccccccccccccaataaaAAAGGTGTCCCAGTAAATCTAACCAACCGACTTCCATCTGCCTTGAACTGGACCTACCGTTGTTTCTTCGGTTTGACAGCTCAGCATGGATGTTCTCAGCGCAGCGGCAGCAGACCGGAGCACCTATGTTTAAATTAGGCATAAACTCTATCTCAGACCACCCGGACAGAAGCTCACTGCTAATCCAAATACTGCCTCCAGGATCTTCCAGAGGAAGGATCTTGCAGAGAGTATTAGGTACATGTTTGGACCTAATACTTAGAGCACCCCATCAGCCCCATCCCATCCAATGCTATGATTTAGCCAGTAAGTTAAAATCAAACCAATCAACGTGAATCAACATTTCCTCAGCACCCGGTCGAGCCTTTGTCGTCACTTGGAGAAACTTGTGTCAAACTAAAACAACCAGAACTGATGTAAGTTTGTGTGAGGAAAGTTGGGAGAAACCAAAGCCACACTTTAAAGAGCCCAAAGCGGATATGTTGTGTCTGAGATCGTGTTGCTGGGCAACAGCCGCTGTTAGCAGGGTTTATAAATGAAGATTGGAATCATAATGGAAGGTCTCATCAGAATGTGTCAGTAGGT
Protein-coding sequences here:
- the LOC114867385 gene encoding KN motif and ankyrin repeat domain-containing protein 1-like isoform X3, which produces MWRDIAFGGKGLRKAVSAPWLSPPLSLLSLWDRPRVLVKNISVTERLWTSVETVTGVDSTGQCTRETVPKFQGTDWDYHSDLDYLNRGDSFQNSTTIKQLSLKRRPKVAGTNVDQPQRDTSYSQWHSAESLSASSDDIRLLGMSTMTRGRPPLPPPHGCPSDSKPTRTEATATFPSVSEFKPKPATRSIASQKQSVETHTHLEPEVPTQAPPQPRPRRRLASFRGVSSPGSVSPFTALGAYNQNNNGNKPSGTESEHLNLASSLGGRGSTGCLRMSPQSSGRTTPVPGIGPMHLQHVRDQMGIALQRLKELEEQVKIIPILQVKISVLQEEKRQLASQLKYQGDNEEMREGTWTRTRSVERFDKTSEEGSERTEKIEHTGLRMFRQRAEEIEEMEQNQLSAAARSDKNTDITLYKGTKENKCVLTRQIQTRSVATQVSKVDLGTDLEAELEVQQLTIDALKEKICLLETELKESALQTEMSRLKLELQAAGARNRADKASLARPSTASAGVEARPRTTSRAAGNHGELQDASTQAACCGPDLKNALAGPDVPMSKWEIRERVETREKRVGTSVSHRSVACGEGSVDVMVCEAKETISRGTAMDPVPRVELGVMATPRTASQFTNTESSSVSRFTNTSHAFSTDSCTNTLLSTQDKHTNTTQAVTRTVSVGNRVRDVRCAPETRTIGVGTSHLAGNAMKQAFGTATKLTRDTGVGFTDVNDNFLVGLKTRNMASGPSHLPDPVTTRSVGVGEGKIHTPSGAQQSTQAHWDAELNHYIETMQRLLGDGDLVPRDDGGRGGAGGEKLCSKAAGQEGTGASPLAAPLASPLAAPLASSLASQPPEFQGSSQFSADSAQCDEAKPGVCKRGGNRSEVKRLIQMLEQQTSPAPRVRSANAGTLQPVVKKQKSEVCSSSRKSMRFLRATTGLDPNSIYEVDCEEVERGGNRPRDVSHRGIQGKRSKGGSVKGPKPHAQRFRLNEKILSACRVLKMHLNDDTALSSSELHDCLETLKREWFTVSSHKSAAPDTLAEYLSAFRVISCSVLQHIANMADSNGNTALHYSVSHSNFGIVNKLLDSDVCDVNQQNKAGYTPIMLAALAAAESPEDMRVVERLFTKGDVDAKASQAGQTALMLAVSHGRMDMVRALLAQGAEVNLQDDEGSTALMCASEHGHADIVRLLLSRPECDAALTDSV